The following proteins come from a genomic window of Nostoc sp. ATCC 53789:
- a CDS encoding DUF1565 domain-containing protein produces MVNSTLVVTLYINPMTGNDTNTGSRLSPFKSLTRALKITKIPTIIHLEPGTYSTANGEVFPLIIREETTVMGNEANKGAGIVISGSGEYESPSFGIQNITLLLLDDASLLGVTVTNPSAKGTGIWIESAAPTLANNTLRDCGREGVFTTGTAKPQILDNIFVQNTASGLVIAGHSQGKVLRNLFERNPLGIAISDFATPMIANNKLSENRTAIALSRNAQPVLRQNLITKNTQGGLLVNGNAIPDLGNIQDSADNIFRDNSEFDLYNATKQKLISVGNDLNPSLIKGLAELIPANLVAVSTNISEAPTPSQKLPAPVQLDAHWAEPFIQALVSMDLTHRFADGSYQPDKPMTRAQYASLVAIAFNPFPKISAPNFTDVPKDFWAYSAIQVAASGGFVGGFSDRTFRPDQHVQRLQVIVSLVNGLGLAAVDSDILEVYSDRHTIPDYARKAVATATQQKIIVNYPDPQLLAPLRLATRAEVAAMVYQALVAIGRTSAIKSFYVGLHSRS; encoded by the coding sequence ATGGTGAACTCTACCCTCGTCGTCACACTCTATATCAACCCTATGACAGGGAATGATACCAATACTGGTTCACGGTTGAGTCCGTTTAAAAGCCTCACCCGTGCCTTAAAAATAACCAAAATCCCGACGATAATTCATCTTGAGCCGGGGACTTACAGCACTGCTAATGGTGAGGTGTTCCCACTGATTATCCGTGAAGAGACAACAGTGATGGGCAACGAAGCAAACAAAGGTGCAGGGATTGTAATTTCCGGGAGTGGCGAGTATGAAAGTCCTAGCTTTGGGATACAAAATATTACGCTGCTCTTGCTAGATGATGCCAGTCTTTTAGGTGTAACTGTCACTAATCCCTCAGCAAAAGGTACTGGTATTTGGATTGAATCGGCTGCACCTACTTTAGCGAATAATACTTTGAGGGACTGTGGGCGAGAAGGTGTGTTTACCACTGGCACTGCCAAACCCCAAATTTTAGATAACATATTTGTGCAAAATACTGCTAGCGGGTTGGTGATAGCAGGTCATAGCCAGGGAAAAGTACTGCGGAATTTATTTGAAAGAAACCCTTTAGGTATAGCAATTAGTGACTTTGCTACTCCGATGATCGCAAATAACAAGTTATCAGAAAATCGTACCGCGATCGCACTTTCTCGGAACGCCCAACCTGTGCTGCGTCAAAATCTCATTACTAAAAATACCCAAGGTGGTCTGTTAGTCAATGGCAATGCAATTCCTGATTTAGGCAATATCCAAGATTCTGCTGATAATATTTTTCGTGATAATAGTGAATTTGATTTGTATAATGCTACTAAACAAAAGCTAATTTCCGTAGGTAATGATTTGAATCCTTCTCTAATCAAGGGATTGGCAGAATTGATCCCAGCCAATCTAGTAGCGGTTAGCACAAATATATCTGAGGCTCCGACACCATCTCAAAAACTCCCCGCGCCTGTTCAACTAGATGCACATTGGGCAGAACCATTTATCCAAGCATTAGTAAGCATGGATTTAACTCATCGTTTTGCCGATGGTAGCTACCAGCCAGATAAACCCATGACTCGCGCCCAGTATGCATCTCTGGTAGCGATCGCCTTTAACCCGTTTCCCAAAATCTCAGCACCTAATTTTACGGATGTACCCAAGGATTTTTGGGCTTATAGCGCTATCCAAGTGGCGGCTAGTGGTGGCTTTGTTGGCGGATTTAGCGATCGCACTTTTCGCCCCGATCAACACGTCCAACGCCTACAGGTGATTGTCTCTCTAGTAAACGGACTGGGACTAGCAGCTGTTGATAGCGATATTTTAGAAGTATATAGCGATCGGCATACCATTCCCGACTACGCCCGAAAAGCCGTAGCCACTGCTACACAACAAAAAATCATCGTTAATTACCCAGATCCCCAACTACTTGCACCTTTACGTCTAGCAACACGTGCCGAAGTTGCAGCAATGGTTTATCAGGCATTAGTTGCCATTGGGCGAACATCTGCGATTAAATCATTCTATGTAGGGTTGCATTCTAGAAGTTGA
- a CDS encoding glycoside hydrolase family 10 protein has protein sequence MTTQFWEKSIEINATLTNLLLNPVRRCLLLCRSKLRKAPDRVAASRQTSPFIHQGWWLFRKRLLALLFLISFVAVFLLNSFAPAIAQLPPQPRQEIRGVWLSGNDFSVFRNRSKVQAAMSQLRKLNFNTVYPVVWNDGYTHYPSAIMQKMGIPFFFKGTDGQDVIADIISQARREGLLAIPWFEFGFMVPLTSELASQHPDWLTQKQDGTQTSISAAGEVAWLNPFHPEVQKLLTELVMEVITQYDADGVQFDDHTSLPVDFGYDKYTISLYTQETGNPPPPNPQAQAWKRWRADKITAFMVNLYQTVKAQKPNAIFSVSPVDSEYAYKVQLQDWLNWVRLGIVDELVMQVYRNDLASFIGQITRPDILETQKIIPTGIGILAGLRNRQVSMSQIQPQVEAAQQRGLGIGFFYYESLWDIAPEPAAQRQSAFAALFPNPALRDISQNIPRQPTFDTISLPLYTKPSLGQRVRGYFLEMAIANGQPRRILLDTGSAGLRVPKEFLGNAPIRRTGQNIKEVLSDGTIIEGELVYANIRFGLLPAAEPIPVQIVTSRQCTAQKPNCSAKNGVPFSGIIGVNYFEKSLLYNPLRKLPGNLSNGFIVTGNGGNKNNGSLILGLTAENQAGFKMAPWNKQSEINGVPGNRWDSQVNKVCLTIAGSSAKNLCNGTMITDTGTINGLTEFKSASTAGKLKPGVLRSANAVKVAINGIFDYSLTPGTRDGFNRWNLSISPQSELPTFVNTGIAFFDKYDVLFDQVNGRQGFRNRR, from the coding sequence ATGACAACTCAGTTTTGGGAAAAAAGCATAGAAATTAATGCAACTCTAACCAACTTACTATTAAACCCTGTGCGTAGATGCTTACTTTTATGCCGCAGCAAGTTACGTAAAGCGCCTGATAGAGTTGCGGCTAGTCGCCAGACATCGCCTTTCATTCATCAAGGTTGGTGGCTTTTCAGGAAGCGTCTGCTGGCATTATTATTTTTGATATCATTCGTTGCTGTATTCCTACTCAACAGCTTTGCCCCTGCTATTGCCCAACTGCCTCCTCAACCTCGTCAAGAAATTCGGGGGGTGTGGCTCAGTGGTAACGATTTTAGCGTTTTTCGAAATCGCTCCAAGGTGCAAGCAGCCATGAGCCAATTGCGGAAGTTAAACTTTAACACTGTTTATCCAGTGGTGTGGAACGATGGCTATACACATTACCCCAGTGCCATCATGCAAAAAATGGGTATTCCCTTTTTCTTCAAGGGAACAGATGGACAAGATGTGATTGCAGACATTATCAGCCAAGCCCGCAGAGAAGGACTACTAGCAATACCTTGGTTTGAATTTGGTTTCATGGTTCCCTTAACTTCAGAACTTGCATCCCAGCATCCAGATTGGCTGACACAAAAGCAGGATGGGACTCAAACTTCAATTAGTGCTGCGGGTGAAGTAGCGTGGTTGAATCCCTTTCACCCCGAAGTGCAAAAGTTGCTCACTGAACTCGTGATGGAAGTCATTACTCAATACGATGCTGATGGCGTTCAATTTGACGACCATACGAGTTTGCCTGTGGATTTTGGTTACGATAAATACACAATTAGTCTATATACTCAAGAAACTGGTAATCCTCCTCCACCTAATCCCCAAGCCCAAGCATGGAAAAGATGGCGGGCAGATAAAATCACTGCATTCATGGTAAACCTCTACCAAACCGTGAAAGCTCAAAAACCGAACGCTATCTTCTCAGTTTCTCCTGTTGATTCGGAATACGCTTATAAAGTGCAACTACAAGACTGGCTCAACTGGGTACGGTTGGGTATTGTTGATGAGTTAGTTATGCAGGTGTACCGTAATGATTTGGCAAGTTTTATCGGTCAAATTACCCGCCCAGACATTTTAGAAACCCAAAAAATTATCCCAACAGGTATCGGTATTTTAGCGGGGTTACGAAATCGCCAAGTTTCCATGTCACAAATCCAGCCCCAAGTAGAAGCAGCGCAACAACGGGGTTTAGGTATCGGGTTTTTCTACTACGAAAGCCTTTGGGATATTGCGCCTGAACCAGCAGCGCAACGCCAGTCAGCATTTGCGGCTCTTTTCCCAAATCCAGCGTTACGCGATATCTCGCAAAATATACCCCGCCAGCCAACTTTTGATACCATATCCTTACCTTTATACACAAAACCTTCCTTGGGTCAACGTGTTCGCGGCTATTTTCTAGAAATGGCGATCGCAAATGGTCAACCAAGACGTATCTTATTAGATACAGGGTCAGCAGGGCTGCGAGTTCCCAAAGAGTTTTTAGGTAATGCTCCTATCCGCAGAACGGGACAAAATATCAAGGAGGTATTAAGTGATGGGACTATCATTGAGGGAGAATTAGTTTATGCTAACATCCGATTTGGTTTGCTCCCCGCCGCAGAACCCATTCCGGTACAGATTGTTACCAGTCGCCAATGTACTGCCCAAAAGCCTAATTGTTCAGCAAAGAATGGTGTGCCATTTTCCGGTATTATCGGTGTCAACTATTTTGAAAAGTCACTTCTCTATAATCCGTTGAGAAAATTACCAGGCAATTTGAGTAACGGATTTATTGTTACGGGAAATGGTGGTAATAAAAATAATGGCAGCCTAATTCTCGGTTTAACTGCTGAGAATCAAGCAGGTTTCAAAATGGCTCCTTGGAATAAACAAAGCGAAATTAATGGTGTACCCGGTAACAGATGGGACTCTCAAGTGAACAAAGTTTGTTTAACTATTGCTGGGAGTTCTGCTAAAAATCTTTGTAACGGCACAATGATTACTGATACTGGAACTATTAATGGTTTGACTGAATTCAAGTCAGCTTCTACAGCAGGTAAGCTCAAACCAGGAGTATTACGTTCAGCGAATGCTGTAAAAGTAGCAATTAATGGCATTTTTGATTACAGCTTGACACCAGGAACCCGCGACGGATTTAATCGCTGGAATTTAAGTATTTCGCCACAATCAGAACTTCCTACATTTGTAAATACTGGCATCGCCTTTTTTGATAAATACGATGTCCTTTTTGACCAAGTTAATGGAAGACAGGGTTTTCGCAATCGTCGGTAA
- a CDS encoding phosphodiester glycosidase family protein has product MRKIKILTLGLISLAMVLWFNLHSSTPSISTVASSPPKTIRYFERTLPQGIAHILLIPANSKFLVTPALSQKVATVEEFAQKHRAVAILNAGFFDPANQKTTSYVVIQGKVVADPKENDRLVNNPNLQSYLGQIFNRTEFRRYSCGQNIRYDIALHSASQPADCQLVDAIGAGPSLLPEITLEKEGFVDNANKRDALGSNQPNARTAVGITRDGSVVLVMVAQKPSVRASGISLPALANFMKTLGADKAMNLDGGSSSSLYYKGKTFYGKVDLEGNSIKRPVKSVLLVQ; this is encoded by the coding sequence GTGAGAAAAATTAAAATACTGACTTTGGGATTAATTAGCTTGGCAATGGTTTTGTGGTTTAATTTGCATTCCTCAACACCTTCAATATCAACTGTTGCATCTTCACCACCAAAAACTATCCGCTACTTCGAGCGCACTTTGCCCCAAGGCATCGCTCACATTTTGTTGATTCCAGCTAATAGCAAATTTTTGGTAACTCCTGCACTATCACAAAAGGTAGCCACAGTAGAGGAATTTGCCCAAAAGCATCGAGCTGTAGCTATCTTGAACGCAGGCTTTTTTGACCCAGCCAACCAAAAAACTACATCTTATGTTGTCATACAGGGAAAAGTGGTGGCTGACCCCAAGGAAAACGATCGCCTGGTGAACAATCCGAACTTACAATCTTATCTAGGTCAAATTTTCAATCGCACAGAATTTCGCCGCTACTCATGTGGACAGAATATTCGCTATGATATTGCGTTGCACAGTGCGTCACAGCCAGCCGATTGTCAGTTAGTAGATGCCATAGGTGCAGGGCCAAGCCTATTACCAGAAATCACTTTAGAAAAAGAAGGTTTTGTAGATAATGCCAATAAACGAGATGCACTTGGCAGCAACCAACCCAACGCCAGAACTGCCGTTGGTATTACTCGTGATGGCAGTGTTGTTTTAGTTATGGTGGCTCAAAAACCCTCGGTTCGTGCTAGTGGGATATCCTTGCCAGCACTAGCTAATTTTATGAAAACTCTTGGTGCTGATAAAGCGATGAATTTGGATGGAGGGAGTTCGTCTTCGCTTTATTACAAAGGCAAAACCTTTTATGGGAAGGTTGATTTGGAGGGAAATTCTATCAAGCGTCCCGTGAAGTCAGTTTTGCTGGTTCAGTGA
- a CDS encoding PAS domain S-box protein has product MIKKWYRVQKLKAIFVLALSVVFTNAVVSYNNTVKLIHNQQWVISSYEVITQVESIQSLLKDTETAQRNYLITADADDLKTYVAAYQQTNHNIQILRKLTADNHQKQQWISLLEPKITSRLNILQQEIYLRQNQGFEAVRQRILSDKDNQSSKEIQQLIYDSLEVEQKLLQQGMQQSQASSQKAIVTFFIAAIVDLVLVALLYDLLWRYIRQLQQTELALRQSENRLRAVIDAEPECIKLIARDGTLLEINAEGLAMMEVESPDVLIGKPIDAVIVPEYRAAFADLHKSICQGNKGTLEFEIVGFKGTRRYMETYAVPLRNESDGTFIHLALMRDITQQKQAEQKIREQGLLLDVSTEGILVRNIHNQILFWNQGAERLYGWKAEEVVGKNVLQLLYKDISLQLEDAYLKVMNTGEWRGELHQLTKEGKVIIVESRWILIRDDHGQTKSILSVNTEITQQKQLEAQLLRSQRLESIGTLAGGIVHDLNNILSPILMSVQLLQKKLPDSQSQQILQTLENNVKRGANLLKQVLSFARGIEGKRTIVQIQPLMAEIEQIIAQTFPKSIICQADIPKNLWYVRGDITQIHQVLINLVVNARDAMPNGGRLRIAAENLVIGEHSAQINIDAKVGSYVAIVVTDTGMGMSLEVQQRIFEPFFTTKEIGKGTGLGLSTALGIIKNHGGFVNVYSQIGRGTQFTVYLPASTFRDTSLLSPELESVIKDG; this is encoded by the coding sequence ATGATCAAAAAATGGTATAGAGTTCAAAAGCTAAAAGCAATATTCGTCTTAGCATTGTCAGTTGTATTTACCAATGCTGTAGTCTCTTATAACAATACTGTTAAGCTGATTCACAACCAGCAATGGGTGATATCCTCTTATGAAGTTATTACCCAAGTTGAAAGTATCCAATCTCTACTCAAAGATACTGAAACTGCACAACGTAATTATCTAATTACAGCAGATGCAGATGATCTAAAAACTTATGTTGCAGCTTATCAACAAACTAATCACAATATTCAGATTCTTAGGAAATTAACTGCCGACAACCATCAAAAGCAGCAGTGGATTTCTTTGTTGGAGCCGAAAATTACCAGTAGGCTCAACATTCTGCAACAAGAGATTTATCTCAGACAAAACCAAGGATTTGAAGCAGTTCGGCAGCGAATATTATCTGATAAAGATAACCAAAGCAGCAAAGAAATTCAACAGCTGATTTACGACTCTTTAGAGGTAGAGCAAAAATTATTACAGCAGGGAATGCAGCAGTCGCAAGCAAGTTCCCAAAAGGCGATAGTCACATTTTTTATCGCTGCGATTGTGGATTTGGTTCTGGTGGCGCTGCTGTATGATTTGTTATGGCGTTATATCAGGCAACTTCAGCAGACGGAACTGGCCCTACGCCAAAGCGAAAACCGTTTACGAGCAGTGATAGATGCAGAACCAGAATGTATTAAGTTGATTGCTAGGGATGGCACCCTTTTAGAAATTAATGCCGAAGGGTTGGCAATGATGGAAGTAGAAAGTCCTGATGTATTGATTGGCAAACCAATTGATGCTGTAATTGTGCCAGAGTATAGAGCAGCTTTTGCCGACTTGCATAAAAGTATCTGCCAAGGTAACAAGGGGACTTTGGAGTTTGAAATTGTCGGATTTAAAGGTACTCGTCGCTACATGGAAACTTATGCTGTACCACTGCGTAACGAATCTGATGGTACATTCATTCATTTGGCGCTGATGCGAGATATAACCCAGCAAAAACAGGCAGAACAGAAAATCCGTGAACAAGGATTGCTGCTGGATGTATCAACTGAGGGGATTTTGGTACGAAATATCCACAACCAAATATTGTTTTGGAATCAAGGTGCTGAACGTCTTTACGGCTGGAAGGCTGAGGAAGTTGTGGGTAAGAATGTTTTGCAACTTTTGTATAAAGATATTTCACTACAGCTAGAAGATGCTTACTTGAAGGTGATGAATACAGGTGAGTGGCGCGGTGAGTTGCATCAACTGACAAAGGAAGGTAAAGTAATTATCGTTGAAAGTCGGTGGATACTGATCCGAGATGATCATGGACAAACTAAGTCCATTTTGAGTGTGAACACCGAGATTACGCAGCAAAAACAACTGGAAGCTCAACTTCTGCGATCGCAACGTTTGGAGAGTATTGGTACGTTAGCTGGCGGTATTGTCCACGATCTCAACAATATACTATCCCCAATTTTAATGTCAGTTCAACTGTTGCAGAAGAAATTGCCCGATTCGCAGAGTCAGCAAATACTGCAAACTTTAGAAAATAATGTGAAACGCGGCGCTAATTTGCTCAAGCAAGTATTGTCTTTTGCACGAGGTATTGAAGGCAAACGAACAATTGTGCAAATTCAGCCTTTGATGGCAGAAATTGAGCAAATTATCGCTCAAACATTCCCCAAATCGATTATCTGTCAGGCAGATATCCCTAAAAACCTGTGGTACGTTCGTGGAGACATAACTCAAATACATCAGGTGCTGATAAATTTAGTAGTTAATGCCCGCGATGCTATGCCCAATGGCGGTAGATTGAGGATTGCAGCAGAAAATCTGGTGATTGGTGAACATTCTGCCCAGATCAATATTGATGCTAAAGTGGGTTCTTATGTTGCGATCGTGGTGACTGATACTGGAATGGGGATGTCGTTGGAAGTCCAGCAACGGATTTTTGAACCGTTTTTTACCACCAAAGAGATAGGCAAAGGTACAGGTTTAGGACTTTCAACGGCGTTGGGTATCATTAAGAATCACGGTGGTTTTGTTAATGTTTACAGTCAGATAGGTAGAGGAACTCAATTTACAGTGTACTTGCCTGCCTCAACATTTAGAGACACATCTTTGCTATCTCCAGAATTGGAATCAGTTATAAAAGATGGCTAA
- a CDS encoding adenylosuccinate synthase translates to MANVIVIGAQWGDEGKGKITDLLSRSADVVVRYQGGVNAGHTIVVKGQTFKLHLIPSGILYPNTDCIIGCGTVIDPQILIAELDQLKELNISTDHLLISETAHVTMPYHRLIDQASEERRGSHKIGTTGRGIGPTYADKSERTGIRVLDLMNPDELREQLEWTINYKNVILEKLYNLPPLDPQEVIEQYLGYAERLRPYVIDTSLKIYDAIQRRRNILFEGAQGTLLDLDHGTYPYVTSSNPVAGGACVGTGVGPTMIDRVIGVSKAYTTRVGEGPFPTELDGELGELLCDRGAEFGTTTGRKRRCGWFDAVIGRYAVRINGMDCMALTKLDVLDELEEIQVCVAYDIDGQRSEHFPTSSRQFARCRPIYKTLPGWKVSTTECRTLEDLPQQALDYLKFLAELMEVPIAIVSLGASRDQTIIVEDPIHGPKRALLQADGTPATLLSA, encoded by the coding sequence TTGGCTAACGTCATTGTCATAGGTGCCCAATGGGGCGATGAAGGAAAAGGTAAAATAACTGACTTACTCAGTCGTTCCGCAGATGTTGTGGTACGTTACCAAGGGGGTGTCAATGCTGGACACACGATTGTAGTTAAAGGTCAGACCTTTAAACTACACTTGATTCCCTCTGGTATTTTGTATCCAAATACCGATTGCATTATCGGCTGTGGAACAGTAATCGATCCACAGATTTTGATTGCAGAACTCGACCAACTAAAAGAACTAAATATTTCCACTGACCACCTGCTGATATCTGAGACAGCCCACGTAACGATGCCTTATCATCGGTTGATTGACCAGGCATCTGAAGAACGACGGGGAAGCCATAAGATCGGCACAACAGGTCGGGGCATTGGGCCGACTTATGCTGATAAATCTGAACGTACAGGCATCCGAGTTTTAGACTTGATGAACCCGGATGAGCTACGTGAGCAGTTAGAGTGGACGATTAATTATAAAAACGTCATTTTAGAAAAGCTTTACAACTTGCCGCCTCTAGATCCACAAGAGGTTATTGAGCAGTATTTAGGGTATGCAGAACGTTTGCGCCCTTACGTTATTGATACATCGTTAAAGATATACGATGCGATTCAGCGACGGCGCAATATTTTGTTTGAAGGCGCACAAGGTACGCTCCTTGACTTAGATCATGGAACTTATCCTTATGTCACCTCTTCTAATCCTGTTGCTGGGGGGGCTTGCGTTGGTACAGGGGTAGGGCCGACAATGATTGACCGGGTAATTGGCGTGTCGAAAGCCTACACAACGCGGGTGGGAGAGGGGCCATTTCCCACGGAATTGGATGGAGAGTTAGGAGAATTGTTGTGCGATCGCGGTGCAGAATTTGGCACAACCACCGGACGCAAACGGCGCTGTGGCTGGTTTGATGCGGTCATTGGTCGCTATGCCGTGCGGATTAACGGCATGGATTGTATGGCGCTCACGAAACTGGATGTCCTCGATGAATTAGAGGAAATTCAAGTTTGTGTAGCTTATGACATCGATGGTCAACGTAGCGAACACTTCCCCACCAGTTCTCGTCAATTTGCTAGATGTCGCCCCATCTACAAAACCTTACCAGGGTGGAAAGTGTCAACAACCGAATGCCGCACCCTGGAAGACTTGCCACAGCAAGCACTGGACTATCTAAAATTCCTCGCTGAATTAATGGAAGTCCCGATCGCGATCGTCTCACTAGGAGCAAGCCGCGATCAAACAATAATCGTAGAAGACCCCATCCACGGGCCCAAACGCGCTTTATTGCAGGCTGACGGCACACCTGCTACCTTGCTAAGTGCGTAA
- a CDS encoding 50S ribosomal protein L25/general stress protein Ctc, translating into MAITVESLKRPEGSKPRALRRSGLIPANLYGHKGTESISLTIEAKTVERLLKRVSVNNTLIELNIADAPWRGKALLRELQIHPAKGTPYHLSFFAVAGHGDTTVEVRLRFVGTSVGVKQEGGVLDTVITELQVSCAPENIPDVIEIDVTNLQIGDSLSISDIPFPEGVTPLAESERLVVSVLPPQISAEDAGTETETAS; encoded by the coding sequence ATGGCTATTACAGTCGAATCTCTAAAACGTCCAGAAGGCAGCAAGCCAAGAGCTTTGCGCCGTTCTGGATTGATACCTGCCAATTTGTATGGTCATAAGGGTACAGAGTCCATTTCTTTGACCATTGAGGCTAAAACTGTTGAACGTTTGCTCAAAAGAGTTTCAGTCAACAATACCTTAATTGAATTAAACATTGCTGATGCACCCTGGCGCGGCAAAGCTTTACTGCGGGAACTTCAGATCCATCCAGCAAAAGGTACACCCTACCACCTCAGCTTTTTCGCGGTTGCTGGTCACGGCGACACGACTGTAGAAGTACGGCTGCGTTTTGTGGGGACTTCTGTTGGTGTTAAACAAGAGGGTGGTGTGTTAGACACCGTAATCACCGAATTGCAAGTAAGTTGTGCGCCAGAAAATATCCCAGATGTAATTGAAATCGATGTCACTAACCTGCAAATTGGAGACAGTTTGAGTATTAGTGATATACCTTTTCCTGAAGGTGTAACACCTCTAGCTGAATCGGAGCGACTTGTTGTGAGCGTTTTGCCACCACAAATTAGTGCTGAAGATGCTGGAACAGAAACTGAAACAGCTTCTTAA
- a CDS encoding AAA family ATPase — protein MTEATLPVLIQQMLQPGFYPHAVTEPIELIQTHVSYVLLTGDYAYKLKKPVNFGFLDFSTLEKRQHFCQEELRLNQRGAGELYLEVLPITLVGEQYQLGGTAEAVEYVLKMRQFPQESLLSSLFEQGKLDETRLDELGRVVAQYHAEAQTNDYIRSFGEVPKVRAAFDENYQQTENYIGGPQTQKQFTETKQYTDKFFAERSELFASRIHNNYIRECHGDLHLRNIALWNDKILLFDCIEFNEPFRFVDVMYDVAFTVMDLEARQRKDLGNAFLNAYIEQTGDWEGLQVLPLYLSRQAYVRAKVTSFLLDDPGVPAAVKEEATKTASEYYKQAWEYTKPKVGELILMSGLSGSGKSTTARHLARQQGAIHLRSDAVRKHLGGISLWEKGGDDLYTPEMTEKTYTRLLELGIILAKQGFSVILDAKYDKQHLRQEAIAKATKYEIPLQIIQCTAPLEVLKERLNNRTGDIADATADLLASQIKQAEPFTEEEQVYVKILDTTQSQGAQLK, from the coding sequence ATGACAGAAGCGACTCTTCCAGTCTTAATTCAGCAAATGTTGCAGCCTGGATTTTATCCCCATGCGGTAACAGAACCCATTGAACTAATTCAAACTCACGTTTCTTATGTGCTGCTGACTGGGGATTACGCTTATAAGCTGAAAAAACCTGTGAATTTTGGCTTTTTGGACTTTTCCACCTTAGAGAAGCGGCAGCATTTTTGTCAGGAAGAGTTGCGGTTAAATCAGAGGGGTGCTGGTGAACTATATTTAGAAGTTTTGCCTATAACTTTGGTAGGGGAGCAATACCAGTTAGGGGGAACTGCCGAGGCTGTAGAATACGTGCTGAAAATGCGGCAGTTTCCTCAAGAGTCGCTATTGAGTTCGCTTTTTGAACAGGGTAAGTTAGATGAGACACGCCTAGATGAGTTGGGACGGGTAGTAGCTCAATATCATGCCGAAGCACAGACGAATGATTACATTCGCAGTTTTGGTGAAGTGCCAAAAGTCCGCGCTGCCTTTGATGAGAATTATCAGCAAACTGAGAATTATATTGGTGGCCCCCAGACTCAGAAACAATTTACAGAAACAAAGCAATATACAGATAAGTTTTTTGCAGAACGTTCAGAATTATTTGCTAGCAGAATTCACAACAATTATATTCGTGAATGCCACGGGGATTTACACCTGAGAAATATTGCCCTGTGGAACGACAAAATCTTGCTGTTTGATTGTATTGAGTTTAACGAGCCGTTTCGCTTTGTCGATGTAATGTATGATGTGGCGTTCACGGTGATGGATTTGGAAGCGCGGCAACGCAAAGACTTAGGTAATGCGTTTTTGAATGCCTACATAGAGCAAACTGGAGACTGGGAAGGTTTACAAGTGCTGCCTTTATATTTAAGTCGTCAGGCTTATGTCAGGGCTAAGGTGACATCATTTTTGCTAGACGATCCAGGTGTACCTGCGGCGGTAAAGGAAGAGGCGACAAAAACCGCCAGTGAGTATTACAAACAGGCTTGGGAGTACACTAAACCAAAGGTTGGAGAGCTAATTTTGATGTCGGGGTTGTCGGGTTCTGGTAAAAGTACCACAGCAAGACATTTAGCTCGTCAACAGGGAGCGATTCACCTGCGTTCTGATGCGGTGCGGAAACATTTAGGCGGAATTTCCCTGTGGGAAAAAGGTGGCGATGATTTGTATACACCTGAGATGACTGAGAAAACCTACACAAGGCTGCTGGAATTGGGCATTATTCTGGCTAAACAAGGTTTTTCAGTGATTTTGGATGCCAAGTATGATAAACAGCATTTGCGGCAAGAAGCGATCGCTAAAGCTACAAAGTACGAAATTCCTCTTCAGATTATCCAATGCACAGCACCGCTAGAAGTTCTCAAAGAGCGGCTGAACAATCGCACTGGTGATATTGCTGATGCTACCGCCGATTTATTAGCCTCACAAATCAAACAAGCTGAACCTTTCACTGAAGAAGAACAAGTCTACGTAAAGATTTTGGATACAACTCAATCACAAGGGGCACAATTAAAATAA